Proteins encoded by one window of Listeria cossartiae subsp. cossartiae:
- a CDS encoding 1,4-beta-N-acetylmuramoylhydrolase: MQKTRKERILETLKEQKKNKKSNKFKTGATIAGVTAIATSITVPGIEVIVSADETAPADEASKSAEANTTTETPTTATPENTTEKTVESNQPETKEQTKTPEENQPVAKKVEQAPVEPATVSNPNSVTSYSTPATYNLLQKSALRSSATVQSFIQTIQASSSQIAAENDLYASVMIAQAILESAYGTSELGSAPNYNLFGIKGAYNGQSYTKQTLEDDGKGNYYTITAKFRKYPSYHQSLEDYAKVIRSGPSWNPSYYSKAWKSNTTSYKDATKALTGTYATDTAYATKLNDLISRYNLTQYDSGKTTGGNSGNTGNTGNTGNTGNTNNTSAKMYTVVKGDSLWRIANNNKVTIANLKAWNNLKSDFIYPGQKLKVSAGSTTTNTDTSKPSTGTNTSKPSTDTSTNAKVYTVVKGDSLWRIANNNKVTIANLKAWNNLKSDFIYPGQKLKVSAGSTTNTNTNTNTSTSKPSTNTNTSKPSTSTSTNAKVYTVAKGDSLWRIANNNKVTIANLKTWNNLKSDFIYPGQKLKVSAGSTTNTAKPSTNAPSNSAVKTYTVKKGDSLWAISRQFNTTVDNIKAWNKLPSNMIHVGQKLTIK, translated from the coding sequence ATGCAAAAAACAAGAAAAGAACGTATCCTTGAAACTTTAAAAGAACAAAAGAAAAACAAAAAAAGTAACAAGTTCAAAACTGGTGCAACGATTGCTGGGGTTACTGCCATTGCAACCTCTATCACTGTTCCAGGAATCGAAGTAATCGTTAGCGCAGACGAAACAGCACCTGCTGACGAAGCATCAAAAAGCGCAGAAGCCAACACAACAACCGAAACACCAACAACTGCCACTCCTGAAAACACAACAGAAAAAACAGTTGAATCAAACCAACCTGAAACAAAAGAACAAACAAAAACACCAGAAGAAAATCAACCCGTAGCTAAAAAAGTAGAACAAGCTCCAGTAGAACCCGCTACAGTTAGCAATCCAAATAGCGTAACAAGCTACTCTACACCAGCTACTTATAACTTATTACAAAAATCAGCACTCCGTTCAAGCGCAACGGTTCAAAGCTTTATTCAAACAATCCAAGCCTCTTCTTCCCAAATTGCAGCAGAAAATGACTTGTACGCATCCGTCATGATCGCCCAAGCAATTTTAGAGAGCGCCTATGGAACGAGCGAATTAGGCTCAGCTCCAAACTACAATCTTTTTGGAATCAAAGGAGCTTACAACGGCCAATCTTACACAAAACAAACCCTAGAAGATGACGGCAAAGGAAATTACTACACAATCACAGCTAAATTTAGAAAATATCCTTCTTACCATCAATCACTAGAAGATTACGCTAAAGTTATTCGTAGCGGCCCAAGTTGGAACCCAAGCTACTATTCCAAAGCTTGGAAAAGCAACACAACTTCCTACAAAGACGCAACCAAAGCTCTAACAGGAACATACGCAACCGACACAGCCTATGCAACAAAATTAAATGATTTAATCAGCCGATATAACTTAACACAGTACGACAGCGGCAAAACAACTGGCGGCAATTCCGGAAACACTGGTAACACAGGAAATACTGGCAACACTGGAAATACAAACAACACCAGCGCCAAAATGTATACTGTCGTAAAAGGTGACTCACTTTGGAGAATCGCGAACAACAATAAAGTAACCATCGCGAACCTAAAAGCTTGGAATAACCTAAAATCCGATTTCATTTACCCAGGCCAAAAACTTAAAGTTAGCGCCGGATCGACTACAACAAATACAGACACATCCAAACCGAGCACGGGAACAAACACGTCGAAACCAAGTACAGATACGAGTACAAACGCGAAAGTTTACACTGTTGTAAAAGGTGACTCACTTTGGAGAATCGCAAACAACAACAAAGTAACCATCGCCAATTTAAAAGCTTGGAATAACTTGAAATCCGATTTCATTTACCCGGGTCAAAAACTTAAAGTAAGTGCCGGATCAACTACAAATACTAACACGAATACAAATACAAGCACATCTAAACCGAGCACAAACACAAATACATCCAAACCAAGCACAAGCACGAGCACAAACGCTAAAGTTTACACAGTTGCTAAAGGTGACTCGCTTTGGAGAATCGCGAACAACAATAAAGTAACTATCGCTAACCTAAAAACTTGGAATAACCTAAAATCCGATTTCATCTACCCGGGCCAAAAACTTAAAGTTAGCGCCGGATCTACAACAAACACAGCTAAACCAAGTACAAACGCACCAAGCAATTCTGCAGTAAAAACATACACTGTCAAAAAAGGTGACTCACTTTGGGCCATTTCCAGACAGTTCAATACAACAGTTGATAACATTAAAGCTTGGAATAAATTACCGAGCAATATGATTCATGTTGGTCAGAAATTGACGATTAAGTGA
- a CDS encoding TetR/AcrR family transcriptional regulator, which yields MITNESIMDATLCMMAKHGIKGSTTRQLAEAAGINEATIFKKFKSKDNLIHMTLEVQFESMKAEINQFFDKDFESAKVFLRQASQFISDIYEKYRDFMVISVREMGSKDMEFIDPSIVEYLYERVNQKVKEMIPSKNSAQEADAISLILNSVILLIMVEKVRDDIYKRPPTITTTADSLADVLLKLLK from the coding sequence ATGATTACAAACGAATCCATTATGGATGCGACGCTTTGTATGATGGCGAAACATGGCATTAAGGGCTCCACAACAAGACAATTAGCAGAAGCCGCTGGAATAAATGAAGCTACGATTTTTAAAAAATTCAAGAGTAAAGATAATCTCATTCATATGACGCTGGAAGTTCAATTTGAAAGTATGAAGGCGGAAATCAATCAATTTTTTGATAAAGATTTTGAAAGCGCTAAAGTATTTTTACGTCAGGCGAGTCAGTTTATTTCGGATATTTATGAAAAATATCGTGATTTTATGGTGATTTCTGTTCGCGAAATGGGCAGTAAAGATATGGAGTTTATTGATCCGTCGATTGTGGAATATTTGTATGAGCGGGTTAATCAAAAAGTGAAGGAAATGATTCCGAGTAAGAACTCTGCACAAGAAGCGGATGCGATTTCTTTAATTTTAAATAGTGTTATTTTACTCATCATGGTGGAAAAAGTGCGCGATGACATTTATAAGCGCCCGCCAACGATTACAACTACAGCAGATTCTTTAGCAGATGTCCTGTTGAAATTATTAAAATAA